A single region of the Legionella oakridgensis ATCC 33761 = DSM 21215 genome encodes:
- a CDS encoding DMT family protein → MKTILLLLGSNVFMTFAWYGHLKTLNHRPLIIAILMSWGIAFFEYVLQVPANRIGYKDFDLGQLKIIQEIITMGVFALFAYFYMDKPLGLNFFYAVLCMIAAAYFIFHQ, encoded by the coding sequence ATGAAGACCATTCTGTTGTTGCTTGGCTCGAATGTTTTTATGACATTTGCATGGTATGGCCATCTTAAGACTTTAAATCATAGACCTTTAATAATCGCTATTTTGATGAGCTGGGGAATCGCATTTTTTGAATACGTCTTACAAGTCCCTGCTAATCGTATTGGTTATAAGGACTTTGATTTAGGGCAATTAAAAATCATCCAGGAAATCATCACCATGGGTGTCTTTGCTCTATTTGCTTATTTTTATATGGATAAGCCCTTAGGATTAAACTTCTTTTATGCTGTCTTATGCATGATCGCCGCAGCTTATTTTATATTTCATCAATAA
- a CDS encoding tetratricopeptide repeat protein: MLRKWVIILIGVLLLIMATLFYFAMKQAKKLHRDPIVLMNKYYRLKQSNPEAAKNALLIVLNQDNNYLPAHKEFSQWLLNGDNVQQALHSLERIDNLLPDNDDVYALQLGYLYYLNGDWEKSTRLYVRMMEHVKGTVKLQAQQALNAMASYLPFYQDYAFVEDVPALYASAEWFIKGSVIDCCTEPTVFFANLKTIPHESKNNIEPAKEANVLLNDDRFKKKDIAVSSRFLKHAIDKQPDNIQTLKEAGYAAIRKGKKIKAIHYFTQAYNESNEPSLAMQLAYLYDQINNKPAAYQYFKLASRSLDKNLSFQAENALTILGGQQTKVLPSPYFSEIYFNPFTQSRFGLTVRPFVFRIGIEQHDLMQSRTYLFFRRTDDNRSKNLGEISQIYEDNVQIMGIGGQVTPFRGLPIVGFVETGAAYDLVYRDRNRWRGDLRGGFMYYQEYGARPAYFDKLQISFCYYSDWYADVTYFSRYKNDVIGLIRTHQGIHLLQYHSSLLNLYMTGRVIADTRREFFNNLAEVGPGIAFVPSNRFNLQLRFEHIKGAYLPVGGASINPYGKYYSNNLVQLHFYVTM, from the coding sequence ATGCTTAGGAAGTGGGTTATTATTTTAATAGGCGTTTTATTGCTCATCATGGCAACGTTATTCTATTTTGCAATGAAGCAAGCTAAGAAACTACATCGTGATCCCATCGTGTTAATGAATAAATACTACCGATTAAAACAATCAAATCCCGAAGCGGCAAAAAACGCACTTCTTATTGTTTTAAATCAGGATAATAATTATTTGCCCGCTCATAAGGAATTCAGTCAATGGCTACTGAATGGTGATAATGTACAGCAAGCACTCCATTCATTAGAGCGTATAGATAATCTTTTGCCTGATAATGACGATGTATATGCTTTGCAATTGGGGTATTTATATTATTTGAATGGTGATTGGGAAAAGTCGACACGTTTATATGTGCGGATGATGGAGCACGTGAAAGGAACAGTTAAACTCCAGGCGCAACAAGCATTAAATGCAATGGCTTCATATTTGCCTTTCTACCAGGATTATGCCTTTGTAGAGGATGTGCCTGCATTGTATGCTTCTGCTGAATGGTTCATAAAAGGATCGGTCATTGATTGTTGTACGGAGCCTACTGTTTTTTTTGCAAATTTAAAAACCATTCCTCATGAGTCAAAAAATAACATTGAACCAGCGAAAGAAGCAAATGTGCTTTTAAACGATGACAGGTTTAAGAAAAAAGATATTGCGGTTTCAAGTCGTTTCTTAAAGCATGCCATTGATAAACAACCCGACAATATACAAACACTCAAAGAAGCAGGCTATGCTGCCATAAGAAAAGGGAAGAAAATCAAAGCAATACATTACTTTACTCAAGCTTATAATGAGAGTAATGAACCAAGTTTGGCAATGCAGCTGGCCTACTTATATGATCAAATTAATAATAAACCCGCAGCTTATCAATATTTTAAATTAGCAAGCCGCAGCTTGGATAAAAATCTATCTTTTCAGGCTGAAAATGCATTAACCATTCTTGGCGGTCAGCAAACTAAGGTATTGCCATCACCTTATTTTTCAGAAATCTATTTTAATCCATTTACTCAAAGCCGTTTTGGTTTAACGGTAAGGCCATTTGTTTTCAGGATTGGTATTGAGCAACACGATTTAATGCAGAGTAGGACATATTTATTTTTCCGTCGAACGGATGATAATCGTTCCAAAAATTTGGGTGAAATTTCACAAATATACGAAGATAATGTTCAAATCATGGGCATTGGTGGGCAAGTAACACCGTTCAGAGGATTGCCTATTGTTGGATTTGTTGAAACGGGTGCCGCATACGATCTGGTGTATCGTGACCGAAATCGTTGGCGAGGGGACTTGCGCGGCGGTTTTATGTATTACCAGGAATATGGTGCGAGGCCTGCTTATTTTGATAAATTGCAAATAAGTTTTTGTTATTACAGCGATTGGTATGCCGATGTCACTTATTTTTCCAGATATAAAAATGATGTGATTGGGCTAATACGTACGCATCAGGGCATCCATTTATTGCAATATCACAGCAGCCTGTTGAATTTATACATGACGGGGCGGGTCATTGCAGATACGCGCCGTGAGTTTTTCAATAATCTGGCCGAAGTTGGGCCGGGTATCGCATTTGTTCCTTCAAATCGCTTTAATTTGCAATTGCGATTTGAACATATAAAGGGTGCTTATTTGCCAGTGGGGGGAGCTTCGATTAATCCTTACGGTAAATACTATAGCAACAATCTCGTTCAACTTCATTTTTACGTGACGATGTAA
- a CDS encoding glycosyl transferase family protein, whose product MPNETILILYFLMWYLLVGLCLLFILSGLDDLFIDLYYWCRYVWRIWKTRRYSPLTYEQLLAHEEQLIAVLVPCWHEANVIATMLKHNTYSIDYNNYYFFVGVYPNDPDTIAEVQQVANLNKHVQCIIGEHPGPTNKATNLNGIYKFIKAFERTLNQSFTIFVLHDSEDVIHPLSFKFYNYLIPRKDMIQIPIFPLEVNYWNFTHWLYADEFAESHTKDIVVRESIGAHVPSAGVGTAFSRRSLEILEHSDTGEPFSTDSLTEDYRTSLTLRVYGLKQIFLTRHIIRMQWKKRWFWGQRYVQKPVKEVIATRALFPLEYAKAIRQKSRWIIGIVFQEWRHSRWPREWRVRYTLAHDRKAFITHFINGFGYLTFIFWVLYAFFTNANPEYPALQEQFNLHPWIKGLIFIAVMIMCERLIQRTIATFRIYGFIPAFLAIPRSLYGNILNLHALIRAYSIYFSSPKKQSSGNQPVWDKTEHQFPGSHLLVPYRRRLGDLLLEHSLISREQLRQGLLEQYKTGERLGQILCRLNFINHTQLMQILATQYNLSLFPRDQIPVARNRCAVSLSKRKMKWLVNHGVSPLKVDEDKQCLIVAIEDPTNEQLCKKVIHYVAPYKTQFMLIDG is encoded by the coding sequence ATGCCAAACGAAACAATATTGATTTTATATTTTTTGATGTGGTATTTGTTGGTTGGCCTATGTTTATTGTTTATTCTTTCGGGATTAGATGATTTATTTATCGACTTGTACTATTGGTGTCGATACGTATGGAGAATCTGGAAAACACGTCGCTATAGTCCTCTTACGTATGAACAATTGCTTGCTCATGAGGAGCAATTAATCGCTGTATTAGTTCCTTGTTGGCATGAAGCAAATGTTATTGCAACCATGCTGAAACATAATACTTATTCCATTGATTATAATAATTATTATTTTTTTGTTGGTGTTTATCCCAATGATCCTGACACGATTGCAGAAGTGCAACAGGTAGCAAATCTGAATAAACACGTGCAGTGTATTATTGGAGAACATCCTGGGCCAACAAATAAAGCCACGAACTTAAATGGAATATACAAATTTATCAAAGCGTTTGAACGCACGCTGAATCAGTCGTTTACCATCTTTGTGCTGCATGATTCAGAAGATGTTATTCATCCCTTATCCTTTAAATTTTACAATTACTTAATTCCCCGAAAAGACATGATTCAAATTCCAATTTTCCCCTTAGAGGTAAATTATTGGAATTTCACCCATTGGCTTTATGCAGATGAATTTGCAGAAAGCCATACGAAAGATATTGTAGTCCGTGAATCCATTGGAGCCCATGTGCCTTCCGCAGGGGTTGGAACTGCTTTTTCCAGGCGCTCCTTAGAGATTCTTGAACATTCAGATACTGGAGAACCATTTTCTACCGATTCATTAACGGAAGATTACCGTACTTCATTGACGTTGCGGGTGTATGGATTAAAGCAAATATTTTTGACCCGGCATATTATACGTATGCAATGGAAGAAACGTTGGTTTTGGGGCCAAAGATACGTACAAAAGCCTGTGAAAGAAGTTATTGCGACCCGTGCATTATTCCCGCTCGAGTATGCCAAAGCCATTCGTCAAAAATCGCGTTGGATCATTGGTATTGTCTTTCAGGAGTGGCGTCATAGCCGGTGGCCGCGGGAATGGAGAGTTCGCTATACGTTGGCCCATGATAGAAAAGCCTTTATCACCCATTTTATTAACGGATTTGGCTATCTAACGTTTATTTTTTGGGTCTTGTATGCTTTTTTTACCAATGCAAATCCGGAGTACCCGGCTTTGCAAGAGCAATTTAATTTACATCCATGGATCAAGGGATTGATTTTTATTGCTGTCATGATTATGTGTGAACGGCTCATTCAACGAACCATTGCAACATTTCGTATTTATGGGTTTATACCGGCCTTTCTTGCTATACCGCGTTCATTATATGGCAATATATTAAATTTGCATGCCTTAATCCGAGCATACAGCATTTATTTTAGTTCGCCGAAAAAGCAATCATCCGGCAATCAGCCTGTCTGGGATAAAACCGAGCATCAATTTCCAGGCAGTCATTTACTGGTGCCTTACAGAAGAAGATTAGGTGACTTATTACTTGAACATTCTTTAATTAGTAGAGAACAATTACGTCAAGGACTCTTGGAGCAATATAAAACTGGAGAGCGTTTGGGCCAGATCCTGTGCCGATTAAATTTCATCAATCACACTCAGCTCATGCAAATTTTAGCAACACAATATAATCTCTCTTTATTCCCACGAGATCAAATTCCTGTGGCCAGAAATCGTTGCGCAGTGTCATTGTCTAAAAGAAAAATGAAATGGTTGGTTAACCATGGAGTCAGTCCTCTTAAAGTGGATGAAGATAAACAATGCTTAATTGTGGCCATTGAAGATCCAACCAATGAGCAACTTTGTAAGAAGGTAATACATTACGTTGCTCCTTATAAAACACAGTTTATGCTTATAGATGGATAA
- a CDS encoding L-tyrosine/L-tryptophan isonitrile synthase family protein — protein MPSLYTMKILEVLSEHRRIPQDGEASSITEFSSKIIEIVDAMVIKGEKIRLVMPAFPEKAPVRGKTLSDSPDMAELVSLQHLNNICQKIAAVYPAGAEMVIYTDGFAFDEVFPDIHTKDKRERYLAQLTSMIEQSHLNNIKIVNLSGTVDLNKYAETDASFEERVRKPKTHADIDSLNLYRGEIRFFTTELSMAYPDRSMSRIKKDAAIVARGVARMSAALSTYLSVIEPEALRLSCHPKTVDSDKIGIWFNEDHSPGGTPWHNAAVFEVEKARNKCVVSFMKASEAAEKGFILKTDKEGKPSHFVSEPVFRYASILQSFFKAVHAARLKSEKPDESYQEAELVSRVVSGA, from the coding sequence ATGCCAAGCCTTTATACAATGAAAATTCTTGAAGTATTATCAGAACATAGAAGAATTCCTCAAGATGGAGAGGCATCTAGTATAACTGAATTTTCAAGCAAGATTATTGAAATCGTAGATGCCATGGTCATTAAAGGTGAAAAAATACGGCTTGTGATGCCTGCATTTCCAGAAAAAGCACCTGTTCGAGGTAAAACACTCAGTGATTCTCCCGATATGGCAGAATTGGTTTCTTTACAACATTTAAATAACATCTGTCAGAAGATAGCGGCCGTTTATCCTGCGGGGGCTGAGATGGTTATTTATACTGATGGATTTGCATTTGATGAGGTATTTCCTGATATTCATACTAAAGATAAACGCGAACGTTACTTGGCTCAATTAACGAGTATGATTGAGCAAAGTCACTTGAACAATATAAAAATTGTTAATTTATCAGGTACTGTTGATCTAAATAAATACGCAGAAACGGATGCAAGTTTTGAAGAGCGAGTTAGAAAGCCTAAAACTCATGCGGATATTGATAGTCTTAATTTGTATCGAGGTGAAATCCGATTTTTTACAACTGAATTAAGTATGGCTTACCCGGATAGATCCATGTCGCGAATAAAAAAGGATGCTGCCATTGTCGCTCGTGGTGTGGCACGCATGAGTGCTGCACTTAGCACTTATCTATCCGTTATTGAGCCAGAAGCACTGCGACTATCATGTCATCCTAAAACAGTAGATTCTGACAAAATTGGTATATGGTTTAACGAAGATCATTCTCCAGGTGGCACTCCATGGCATAATGCGGCTGTTTTTGAAGTTGAGAAAGCGCGTAATAAATGCGTTGTATCTTTTATGAAAGCATCTGAAGCAGCAGAGAAAGGATTTATATTAAAAACAGATAAAGAGGGGAAACCTAGTCATTTTGTATCAGAGCCGGTGTTTCGTTACGCTTCTATATTACAATCTTTTTTTAAAGCCGTTCACGCTGCCAGATTAAAATCAGAGAAGCCGGACGAGAGCTATCAAGAAGCAGAGCTCGTTAGCAGAGTAGTATCAGGAGCGTGA